The segment TGCGGAGTGCAGGGAAAGAGATTTTCATTCATGTTGGTGGGTACAATCATCACGAGAACAACCATCAACATGGCTTCAGTTTCCTTTCATATCATCCTACCATTCCCATTTCCAACATTATCTCTCTGCTCTTAGAACCATGAACTGCTTTTCcatctggaaagtcaagcccTCTTTGGATCTCCCTGATCATTCATTCACCTCCAAGTAACATTTCCTAATGCTTCATCACAGTGCACTTGTCACTGCTGAGGCTCTCCCCCTTCTCTCCTTGTTCTCAACAGGCAAAACATGGCACATGCAGAGACTTCCCCTACTTTTCTCTCCAGAAGTCTTCCATAAATGCGTTTCAAGAGAGCGTCATACAAACAGAAATCCCATACAAAAGCAATGATAAAAATGCTGTCACTTACGATAGAATGTCATCTTTCTCATGAAGATTCTTGTCTTTTTCACTGAAATCTTTGACCTTAGTGTAGGGGGAGAATCGCATGGCGTCACTGAACCTCTGACACTCCTCTGCAGTCTCAGGTGTTGACTTGGACTTATCATTGCTGCAGGGGATCTTTGGTGGTGAGCCTAAAATTTCATTTGtgaatttcacttttcttttagtGGCTGATGGCTCTAATGGTGCTATGGCATCACAGTCATCATCCAAAAGACCCAAAACTTCACATCCCAGCAGCCTGCCTTTGGATCTTGTGGGGCCtagaaatgaaaagcaaaatgaacTTTGGTCAGGCTTCAATATGGCTGGTTTGGTTAACTTTCAGAAGACATGGTACAGTTGGCTGTTgtttaaatgaaagcaaatgaaCACTGCACTTCAGGAACAAGAAACTGGATCACTAGAAGGCACTTCCTCTAGAAAATTACTAAACAGAAGGAAGACAAACAGATTATCTCAGTTTTCTAACCCACCATGACTTACAACTTTAGTCAGGTTCCATGTTGAAAATACTGCATGTTCCACGGGATCAAATGTGCTTATTCAACCAGCTCAATGTAAACATTTTAGTACACAATTAGTCAGAAGATTAAAGAAAGTGGGACATTCTGTGGTCATATGCGGCTCACTGGTACCATTTCAGTCAACAAGCACTTTCATTTAGATTTATCAGATACAAATAAAGCATTTGCAGCAGCAGTAGAGCACTTGAAACAACAGACAAGACAAACAAGTGATGTGCCTACAAGGCTTGGGCTGATCCCAAAGCCTGAACAAGGCAGTTAAAAACATTGATGTTGAATATTACAATAGCTTGAACTAGCCAAAAGGGAGAAGTACAAAACACATACACAACTACTAAATGGACAGAATATTGTCATATACATACTGTTTAACTCCAGCTTCTTCCTTGCTGTTGGGGTTTTGATGTCATTATTAGCCACCCTTTGAGAATGCCTCTCCTTAGCAAGGGAAGACTTGGAAGTAGAATGTTTGGATTCTATTTCCATATCAGGGTTTTTTGATTTTGTGGCACTCCGAACAACACTCTCCGTCTCTTTTTTCACAGGTGTAAGGATGTCTGAAGGAATAAATGCTTTGGAAGAGTTTGTGATGACACCTCGTTTCTTGTTAGCTTCTTTCAGCTTAGAGAATGTGTCCGGGGACAAAACCTTAAAGCACTTCCCATCCCAAGACTGTCTGACATAGAAGGTTTGTTCCTTGTTTAATGTAATAACAGGCAGCTCCTCACCCAGATGTAGTGGTAATACCTGCAACAACAGGAAATATCAAAACACATACATTAAGGTTTACTGTTTACTTAGAATTCAGCTCTTTTCTATTCACAGATGTTACTACTGCAACTCATGCAATCCTTAATTTCTAATTAACACtacagggctgctgctgtcacttTCTTTCCTCGCTGTGCAGAAGGGTTGCAGTACATACCATGACGCTTTTAATAATGGTCTCTGCAGCTATATCGGTGTCATAGCAAAGAACTTGATCAAAAAACACTTCCTGGGCAGAAATCTCTCTTTTAAGCAGCTTCCGTTTGTTCTGAGGTATCTCCTCCAAATGACAGAACCACTGCACAACTGCACGTTTGTGCTGGGCACCTGCAACAAGGAGAGGAAGTCAGGGAACATCAGAATTCTATTGTGAATAGTGCCAGACTTTAGCTGAAATGCCAGCAAGGGTAGAAATCCACCCTGGACACATGTGAGAAAGCATCTGGTAAGAGATTGCAAATCCCATTTTCTAAGCTAAATTAAAGTGTCTGAGTTGAGAATCCTAAGGGCTAAGGTAGCACCTGCACAGGTCTCAATCACAAGAATACCTGGAGACCAGCTGCAGACCACCAGTTCCCCATCACAAACAAAGAGGTTCCTTGTTTGCACAGATGTGATCTCCTTAAACCCCAACTAAAAGCAGTGACATAAAAGGAGAAGTGAGAAATTTCAGGACGTTCTTTGTAGTGCTATTGTACTTTCAGAAGCCAGAAACACTTTTTTCACCAGCTGACAAACCAGGGAATATTGCTGATGAAATAGCTTGTTTTTAAGAAAGTTTCATGGGTTTCATTACAGCATGAAAAGAATATTCAGCTGTGCTACAAAAAAAGtgcattagaaaataaataaaatggaattatgtgtatttatgttttaaaaaaggTAAAGAAGATCAAAAACCCTCAAAGCATTATTATTACagcataaaaaaagaaaaaaaagctgctcAAAAGAATCAGATATAGCTAATGAGTAGCTCCCAATTTGGACTCAGACAATTTTTGTATCACCCACCTCTCATGATTTATCTTTTCATATCTATCTGTGTATAAACAAGTAGTTCTACAAGGGACAGAAGTAACAAGTCCCATTTATTCAAAATTGTACCTTATTGTTAAATTGCCTGATATCTAATGAGATGCAGTGCTCTTGCTCCACTTGGATTCTCCAATCTCTAAATAAAGCATGAGCTCACACTGCCTTCCTCAAGGACCACTGTTTTTAAATTAGACAATTATGTTAAAAGACTGTAAAAATTATAATGtgctttaatttccatttatgTATTAAATTTAACTGAAATTAGCCATCAGTCCCAAATATTTGGGGGAGCGTGTGAATACAGATGCAAAACTTGATTTTCTTAATAAATTAGGCCAGTGACATACTGTTAATGTTAACTACATCCCCATGAAAAAGGtaactttaaaacattttaaaatttctcatGCAGAAGGTAAGCTTTTAGTTCTCTTACCATCTTCATATAAATCCATGAGCTGTGCCACATAAGGCTGATCTGCATTCACCCCTTCTACTAAAATAAAGTCACCAAGCTGTATACAGGTTTCTGTTTTGGTGCTTTCTGATGTAATAAGGATCCCCCTAGAAAGCGAATGACACGAGAAGATTAAAAGATCTTCATAGTCTTCATAATTCACTTACCATTAAGCCCGATGTCCTGTCAACTTTACGGTAGTTATGCCCCTTCTTGCAATGCTTACAACTTAATTCTCTGATTAGAAGCTTTCATATGTTGTTCAGTTAGTTAAAACTTATTCACAGATTTGGTTAAATGTTTTTGTTTATACACTATACAGTTTATAATTCAAGAGCTTAATGCTTTTGTTACAAGCATGCAGTGCCACAATAAAAAGCTCAAAACCTTACTCGTATTGTCATGGACAGCCTTTAACGTAAACGATGTCAGAAAGGTAAAGAAACATCTATTAAGTTTCCCTTATTGCAAACcagaaataaatgttatttacTTGTACTGGGAAGTCCTCAGCTTTCTGTCTGAACTCAAGCGTTTTCCATACCAGGAGTAGATAAGTTTGCTTTGCTGCCGGGTGTTCATGATTCCCAAGGAAAAgctaaaagaaacaaacaaacactttttgattatttaaaaccaaaagaagGAAAGATCGGAAGATACACAGAACTGCTATCAATTCTTTCAGCGTACATTAAGAACTGCGGTTGACACAAAGAAACCCATCTTCCCCAAAGGCCCAGACACCCCTCCCGGGGgatgaggaaaaaaggaagatattTAGTAGCGACTTGTTTTTCAATTCCTTTTCCATTCCCCGCCATGGCGGGGCCAGCTGCCCGCCCGCTGCGAGCTGGCCGAGACCGTCCCCGACCTTTCACTTTCCCTCAATTCTCCTGGTTtcgttttggtttttaattcctttttttttttttccctaagtaAGAATTTTCGTCTGGAAAGTCAGGGAAAAGCCACACACAGCCCCCCAGCCGTTCACCGCCCCAGCCCGGGCGGCACATGGCGGCTGAGGGACCACAGTGCGCCCTCAGGGCGGCACACGCTGCGGGACACCGAGGGGCTTCGGCGGCACCGCAGAGCCACtgacccccacagcccctcacacagcccctcacacagcccctcacacagcccctgacCGGCCCGATGCCCGCCCAGAGCGAGTGAGGCTGGAACAGAGCACAGCGGTCTTACCCGGTCCCACCTCCCCGCTCCGGCAGGGTCGTCCCAGAGGACACTACACAGGATCGCGTCCGGACCGTTCTGGCATTATCTCCAGCGAGGGCGAGTGCCCAGCCTCCCTAGGCAGCGTGTCCCAGTGCGCGGCCACCGCCCGCACCAGGAGCGCTTcgccccccgtgtcccctcacgGCCCCGGCTCACCCAGCCCCCTCACGGCCCCGGCTCGCCGTGTCCCCTCACGGCCCCGGCTCGCCGTGCCCCCCTCACGGCCCCGGCTCGCCGTGCCCCCCTCACGGCCCCGGCTCGCCGTGCCCCCCTCACGGCCCCGGCTCGCCGTGCCCCCCTCACGGCCCCGGCTCGCCGTGCCCCCCACACGGCCCCGGCTCGCCGCGCCCCCCTCACGGCCCCGGCTCGCCGTGCCCCCCTCACGGCCCCGGCTCGCCGTGCCCCCCTCACGGCCCCGGCTCGCCGTGCCCCCCTCACGGCCCCGGCTCACCGTGCGCCCACACGGCCGCGGCTCACCGTGCGCCCACACGGCCGCGGCTCACCGTGCGCCCACACGGCCGCGGCTCACCGTGCCCCCTTCACGGCCCCGGCTCACCGTGCGCCCTCACGGCCCCGGCTCACCGTGCGCCCTCACGGCCCCGGCTCACCGTGCCCCCTCACGGCCCCGGCTCACCGTGCGCCCTCAGCGCCGAGATGGAACTTCGCGCCAAAGCGCGCGCGGAGCCCCGCCCCCGGCGGCGCGCGCGCACGGGGCGGGCGGAGGCGGGGCCCCGCCATGTTCGCACCGGGGCCCGCGGAGgaggtggcggcggcggcggctccgccccGGAGGCGGAAGCGGAAGGCGGCGCGGCCCTCAcgggagcggggctggcggggctgaGCTCGGAGCGGCGAGCGGGGCTGCGCAGCGGCCGCCATGGCCAACCGCACGGTGAAGGACGCGCACAGCATCCACGGCACCAACCCGCAGTACCTGGTGGAGAAGATCATCCGCACGCGTATCTACGAGTCCAAGTACTGGAAGGAGGAGTGTTTCGGCCTCACGGGTAaggcgggcggggccgggctgggctgggctgggccggggggcacggggggagcCCGCGCTgacggcccggcccggcccgtcCCTCTCGCAGCCGAGCTGGTGGTGGACAAGGCCATGGAGCTGAAGTACGTGGGGGGCGTCTATGGAGGGAACATTAAACCCACGCCCTTCTTGTGCCTGACGCTGAAGATGCTGCAGATCCAGCCCGAGAAGGACATCATCGTGGAGTTCATAAAAAACGAAGATTTCAAGTAAGTTGTAGTGTGGTTTTTCCCTTGTTGAGGTTGTTGTACCGAGGGGAAGTGCCCAAAACAGCCAGGGAAACCTCAGCGTAGGGTTTAGCTCTCAGTGCGCCCTGATAAACTGGGCTTGCTCAAAACCAAGctcttctttttgcttttaagaTGCTCTCCTTGTCACTTGGACTGTTGGAAGGGCTCATCTTTGTGGCATGCGCTCTCTGTGATAATAAACCTCTGCCTGAAGTATTTGGAATGAGCTGCATTAAAGCGTTCATATTAATCCActttttcttcagtattttttccatctttgtTAGTGATAATGCCCCCTTACAGACATTATGTATGTAAAGTGTATTATGGTTTTGATAGTATCGAGGAAGTGATGGAGCAGATCTAAATGGCTGTGTATTCTGGCCAGTGTACTGATTTTCTTCAGAAACTTGTGgaacaaaatgcttttttatcCAAACTGCTAAGTGTGCAGGAGCCGAGATCCACGGAAAGGTTTCCTTCCCAGGTATGTCCGAATGCTTGGAGCACTGTACATGAGACTGACAGGCACTGCCATCGACTGCTACAAGTATCTGGAACCGCTGTACAACGACTATCGGAAAATTAAAAGTCAGAACAGAAATGGGGGTAAACACTCTTATGTCTGTTTAGCAATATAAATCTTACAAATTGTGGCATAGCCTGTTGAGATAAGTTGTCTGAAATGTTTCATCTTTACTTCAGCCTCCAGTgttaattttgtcttttaaatgctatttttaaCCCCCAGAATTTGAGCTGATGCACGTGGATGAATTTATTGATGAGCTACTCCATGAGGAACGTGTTTGTGATATCATCCTGCCTCGACTGCAGGTTGGGAAATGTAGATGATTATGGAATTCCTAACTGCACCAAGTCCAGTAGCTGTATTGGCTGCTTATTTTGTAAGCTGTGGTTGTCTCAGGTGTTCCTTCTTACTTGGGTTATGTTGAATAAAGTTGCAATTTTTTCTAGAAACGGTATGTTCTGGAAGAGGCTGAGCAACTTGAGCCTCGTGTTAGTGCTCTGGAAGAAGACATGGATGATGTAGAATCtagtgaggaggaggaagaagaagatgaaAAGGTTGGTGAATTGTTTGATGAACTGCTTTGGAAAGGAATAGCTGAAGCTGAACCCCTTTGAGACACTTCATAGCCTATGACAGATATTTGAGGGGAGGCACCAGGAGGCTGCTGGCAACTCTTACGTCCCCTCGTAATGTATTTTCATATAAGCAGCTTGTGAGGACTTGGACCCTGAAGCAACTCTCAGGTTGCCATGTTTTCCTGGTTCTTGAATTCCACAAATCTGTATCTGCTCTGTGTTAAGCTTATTTAGATCAATTGATTTAGATGCATATGTAATGGAGAGAACTAAAGGTGATGATGGAAGGACCTGTGACCCTCAGTCAGTGCTGCTGTACTTCTTCAAAACCAACACTGTGAGAAGTGGTTGTTTGATTTCTAGTTggcagctctgggcagcacCACTCACTCCTGAATAAGAAGTACTTGGGGATGGAGAAGCTTGGCTGCCTGACTTTGCAATTTATATTCATAGTTCAGAAATCTTTACCAATAGCATAAAACCTTGCTGAAACAGGACTCACAGAGCTGCCTGACTTTGCAATTTATATTCATAGTTCAGAAATCTTTACCAATAGCATAAAACCTTGCTGAAACAGGACTCACAGATCCTCCCCCCACTTGTTTACAGCTGGAACGGATCCCATCTCCTGACCACCGCAGAAGGGGCtacagggacctggacaagccCCGCAGATCTCCGGTGGTGCGGTACCGGCGGAGCCGGAGCAGGTCCCCAAGGAGGTGAGGTGACTCTTCCTTCACCAGTATTTTTACCTGTTGTGCTGCAGacagctggagcacagcagtGCAGGTGGCAGTTCATCCAGAACGTCCCACACCTCCCTGTTCCTTTAGCACTTCCTGAAGTGAGGAGTTGCAGTGCACAGCCACAGTCAACCCCTCTGCCTGTTTCTCCAGTCATTCTCTTGCTGGCCAACTTCAGCTAAATTTGACAATACAATGAGGATGTTAAGGAGAACCAAGTGCTTTTTTCTCATGTAagccagaggctgcagagaAAATCCTATTAATTGCTCTTGCTGATACTAAACCAGGAAAAATTCAGCACCAAACTCTTGCTCACTGCATGGTCCAGTCCTAAGCACTCATAGGAAGTAAAAGCCCTGGTGGTGTTGCTGAAGTATGTGGGAAATGAAAGAGCCGTTCTGCTAATGATTGTTAgtgattttttgcttttctcccCCAATTGCAGGCGCAGCCGCTCTCCGAAGAGAAGAAGGTACTCTTTAATTCTATTACTTAAGTGAGCAGTGTGCATTTGTGGTACAGCTCTCTTAGAAGCTGCCTTTCCCTCAGCCCATCACCGCGCCGGGAGCGGCATCGCAGCAAGAGCCCGAGACGGCACCGGAGCAGATCCCGGGAGAGGCGCCACAGATCGAGATCTAAATCTCCAGGTACTTCTGCCACTTCCAGAATAACTCTGGCAAGTCTTTATCAGCAGCACATCCACTGCAAGAAAAATGTGTGTCACCATATCGAGATGGTAGCACAGGTGTTAAATCTGGCTGATGAAACTGCTGCTTACAtgaaagcagagctggggaacTCCTTTAATGGCTGCAAAATTGTCTTGAGTAAGTTTTCAGGTACTTGCCAGGAGGTTAATTTGAGTGCCTGGTTAAAGCTAGGGTTGTTCTGGCAATATCTAGCACACTTGGTCACTAGAAGCAGATTGCATTAGTAAAACAACAAAGTATTCCAGTGGAAATGGAAATAACTGCTGTCGTCTTATCTTACAGGGCATCACCGTAGTCACAGACACAGAAGTCATTCCAAATCGCCTGAAAGGTAAAGGTAAAGCTTATTTCTGAAGTGCAGTTTGGGAATTAAAGATAGGTTTTATAGTattggctttttgttttttctgtttcagatcTAAGAAAAGTCACAAAAAGAGTCGGCGAGGGAATgaataacaaacaaaacccagcccACCTTTTAAGGACCTTGAGCTGCAGTCTAATGCTGTCCTATTTGCTCCGCAGGACAGCTGGCTCTCCACCGGCTGCTTTAGCAGTCCCTTTCTTTAATCTTTCTCATTTTGTcatcttgaattttttttattaaaggtAAGCTAAGGATACTTTTCATGTATTTAGTTACTCATCCTTGTTGATAGAATTTGAAGgttgttttttaattgtttttcttgAAGCCTGTAAAAACTTAATGAAGAGCAATAAAAAAGGAAGGTTTGTCTTTAAAGGCTCCTGGCTGTTTCCTTCATAATACTTTGTTAAAGTTATCCCCTGGTTGAAGCTGTCTTCATTCTCAAATCAGGGCCTTGTTTTGTCAAACTGTCCCTGCAGTCAGGTGCCAAAGGAAGTCTGCATTCAGTTACAAAcactgcagggctcccagccctggcccctcAGAGCTCCAGGACAGGAGGGGAAGCAAAGCTGTCACAACCCAGTGTGTTTACTAAAAGCTCACTTGAAAGTGCTCTCCAACACGTGGTTGTCATTGGGTGCTTTGTAAAAATCATCCTTCAGTGTAATCTGCTGCTTCTAGTGATGCCACCAGAGACTTCAGAAGGTTAAAGTAGTACAAAGCACTAAGTAAGAAGTTCATCATATTTAAAAACAGTACACTACTACTTTGAGCATAGTTTGTGGCCTCCCTGGGACTGGGAACAGAATTTCACACCATGATGTTCAGCTCTACCATCTCTGAATCAagttagtttttaaaatttagaataATTAAGCTCTTACTGAAGATAAAATTCTCCTGTTACTACATTTGAAATCAGTTGTGTTAAGCCCTTGGGTACCATGTCTTTATTCATGGCCCTTCttcaggagcagggacaggctggTTTATCCCCGAACTCTGCATTTAGGGCTTCAGGATTCTCGTACTGCCTTCAGAGTGCTGACAACACAAATGAGTGTGGCCAGGGAATTTATGGAAAGCCCTCTTTAAAACTGCTTCCCAGTACAGCCTAATTTTTCCACGATATTTTTTTGCATATGTATTTTTTTGCACATGGTATTTTTTTGCGTATTGTTTTGCAAAGCTGATAAAGAGAAAAGCAGGTGTGCTCTTCCTTCAAGTATAACACACACATGGGCTGTGAACAGCACATGCAACAACACCACGGAAAAAAGCAGGTCTGGTGCTCGTACCACTTGTTGAAACTGCTCATCTTTCCAAGATCTCCACATTAAAGCCATTTCTATTATTCCTGTTAGAGCGAGCATGCATACAAatagaaaagaggaaaaaaatcttatgtcctttttttgcagttttatttttctttttaaaaagtttttggCACTACATAGTTCTGTAAAGAATAGAAGTGACAAATTTTTAAACACATGAAATCCccttctaattttattttttttagaacAATATATATAAAGTCTGAAGCAACCAAAGTATGAATACAGctaatagaaaataaagaacttaattttaaaaattctctctctttaCAGTTTATCaagataaaacaaaacacaattcCCCTTAAAAATAGGGTAATAAAATAGATGAAATTTGTATCACTCAGTTTTGTGATACTAGTAAAAACTATAGTTCATATCTATGTACAAATGATACAGTTTAAAAACAGTCTTAAATAATCTTGTATCTAAACATGTTGCATTAAGATTTTAAATCAGAACCTGaatttcttcctcccctccccccacccacccACAATCCCATCCAATTTCACTTTTTCTGTTGAATGTAATTCAGATTCAAGTGTGGGTGTCCTTGAGACAGAAGTGAGAACCGCTGGTTACTCTGCATCAGTGGACCAGCTAAAAGAAAATGGATTACAATTACTTCAGCAAATCACATATTTAACAGTGCTTGGCTATATTCAGTGAACTAATTTAACTTAGAAATAAAGCCATTTACTAGACTGACACAAATGTTATCTGTACAACTAACCCATTTAATGGGACAACGTAGAATTACTTTAATCCTATCTCCAAAATTCTCTAATCACAAACACATTATTTTGTTGCAGTACTTCAGTTACttaacaaaagtaatttcagGATTTTAAGTAAATTCAGTTTTCACTTGGAAACCCTGCTAGAGCCAATAGATTAGATTTTGAAAAAGGATTTGGTGACCGTATCTGTCATTTTACACCAGGTGACCCCCAGCAGCGTGGAAGCTGCGCATCCTCCAAGTCAAATTTGAGCATTGTTTCTCTGGTAGTGGACGTCTTTTTCCTACAGCCTTTCCCCATCCTGCCAGATGCTGAACACCTTCACCTTTTATAAACATCAGAGTTGAAATCAAGTCAGTCCTTTCCAGTTCCCTGATGAACTGAACCTGACCTAACTTTGCAGTCAGTGCTGCTCTGACTGTGGATGGGCTGGACTGAACCTCcagaggccccttccaacctcaatTATTCTATGGTCTTGCAAGTTTTTATCTATGTAAGTCATTTCACAAAAGCTAAATAAAGTCAATTATGACAAAAATTTGTTCATATTCTGAGCACACTCATGGGCCAATCATCTTAACCTCCACTGAAGCAGAGGCAGCTCTAggtgagccagcagcagcaaagaaaaagagGCTGGAAGTGCAACAGGCTGCAAACTGGCTCAgatttcagaattttattttaacccTTCCCTCCCACAAAGATTTTCATTCATCCACAGAGGAAGCTGAAGCACTGATTTTACTCTGGGATTCGTTAGGTTTCCAGGGAGCCTAGGAGTGACACATGATTGCTTGGCTTTTAAAGCCTTTGAGACAGTACAGAGACATGGTGCATGAGCTGTTGATTCACATAGTGGTTCTAGTACCTTGAGGGTAGAAAGGTTTGTTCGGTGGGTAGctggcatttccctgctgcatGTAGTTCTGAGGCATATTGTAAGGCCACGCTCCTCggaggagaggaaaatgggTAGGGGTCCCATGGTCCCAAGGGACAGAAGGAGGGTTCATTTTACCAAACTGTCCTTGGAAACCCTGATCTATTTTTCAATTGAAAGGGAAAAGCACATTGCAAGTTGAAATAATTAAACAGTAAGTCACAAATACAATTTACATCTTAAATAACA is part of the Anomalospiza imberbis isolate Cuckoo-Finch-1a 21T00152 chromosome 9, ASM3175350v1, whole genome shotgun sequence genome and harbors:
- the PRPF38A gene encoding pre-mRNA-splicing factor 38A; translation: MANRTVKDAHSIHGTNPQYLVEKIIRTRIYESKYWKEECFGLTAELVVDKAMELKYVGGVYGGNIKPTPFLCLTLKMLQIQPEKDIIVEFIKNEDFKYVRMLGALYMRLTGTAIDCYKYLEPLYNDYRKIKSQNRNGEFELMHVDEFIDELLHEERVCDIILPRLQKRYVLEEAEQLEPRVSALEEDMDDVESSEEEEEEDEKLERIPSPDHRRRGYRDLDKPRRSPVVRYRRSRSRSPRRRSRSPKRRSPSPRRERHRSKSPRRHRSRSRERRHRSRSKSPGHHRSHRHRSHSKSPERSKKSHKKSRRGNE